In the genome of Opitutia bacterium KCR 482, one region contains:
- a CDS encoding ThiF family adenylyltransferase, with protein MENFEKYARQTALPDFGAEGQRRLAESSVALVGVGGVGSAVLPLIVGAGFGRVALFDSDTVSAHNLHRQTLYAAAQEGRFKAELAAESAKRLNPDVRVDFFCEKISAENSAEILRESALCIDATDTFEARAEVSALCAAAGIREIAASAAGYVSQNFLFGDGFYFGDVAKSDGSPAPRGLPIFPAAAHLSGVWAASAAIRAVAVGGFEIGRFSMFDHAAFKYFSANIR; from the coding sequence ATGGAAAATTTCGAAAAATACGCGCGGCAGACGGCATTGCCCGACTTCGGCGCGGAGGGACAACGGAGGCTTGCCGAATCGAGCGTTGCGCTCGTCGGGGTAGGCGGCGTGGGAAGCGCGGTTTTGCCGCTGATTGTCGGCGCGGGCTTCGGGCGCGTCGCGTTGTTCGATTCGGATACCGTTTCCGCCCACAACCTCCACAGGCAGACGCTCTACGCGGCGGCGCAGGAGGGGCGATTCAAGGCGGAGCTTGCGGCGGAGTCCGCAAAAAGGCTGAACCCCGACGTGCGCGTCGATTTCTTTTGCGAGAAAATTTCGGCGGAGAACTCGGCGGAGATTTTGCGCGAGTCTGCGCTTTGCATAGACGCTACAGACACATTCGAGGCTCGCGCCGAAGTGTCGGCGCTGTGCGCGGCGGCGGGTATCCGCGAGATTGCCGCAAGCGCGGCGGGCTACGTCTCGCAGAATTTCCTTTTCGGCGACGGCTTCTATTTCGGCGACGTTGCGAAATCCGACGGCTCGCCCGCGCCGCGCGGACTGCCGATTTTCCCCGCGGCGGCGCATTTGAGCGGCGTTTGGGCGGCGTCGGCTGCAATCCGCGCGGTCGCCGTAGGCGGCTTCGAAATAGGGCGGTTCTCGATGTTCGACCACGCGGCGTTCAAATATTTTTCGGCAAACATACGCTGA
- a CDS encoding ROK family protein → MKLKYAIGVDIGGTNTKLGVVDEKGTVLKRHDFKTTDYKDFATYVEALERAITFLTSNTDGDCQGVGIGAPNGNYYTGTIEYAPNLPFGRSVPIVETLRMALGFDTICLSNDANAAALGEKIYGGGRNLSHFIVITLGTGLGSGIITDGKLLLGADGFAGELGHVCAVPNGRLCGCGKRGCLETYASATGIKRTFLEMVAKYNGDSAIANVPWEKLDARVIEDAARAGDRAAAETYQITGSILGRALGDFVHFSRPSAIFLFGGPVKSGELILEPTRIAMEKNLMPVFRNKVNVLPSELPESDAAILGASAMVWAANNGAH, encoded by the coding sequence ATGAAATTGAAATACGCAATCGGCGTCGATATCGGCGGCACAAACACGAAACTCGGAGTTGTTGACGAAAAGGGAACGGTTCTCAAACGCCACGACTTCAAAACGACCGACTATAAGGACTTTGCCACATACGTCGAAGCGCTCGAACGCGCAATCACATTCCTTACTTCCAACACCGACGGCGACTGTCAGGGCGTGGGTATCGGCGCGCCCAACGGCAACTACTACACGGGCACTATCGAATACGCCCCGAACCTCCCGTTCGGACGGAGCGTCCCGATTGTCGAAACGCTCCGCATGGCTCTCGGCTTCGACACAATCTGCCTGAGCAACGACGCAAATGCGGCGGCTCTGGGCGAAAAAATCTACGGCGGCGGACGCAACCTTTCGCACTTCATAGTAATCACGCTCGGAACGGGCTTAGGCTCCGGCATTATCACCGACGGCAAGCTGCTTCTTGGCGCGGACGGCTTCGCGGGCGAGCTCGGACACGTCTGCGCAGTGCCGAACGGCCGCCTTTGCGGCTGCGGGAAACGCGGCTGCCTCGAAACGTACGCGTCGGCGACGGGCATTAAGCGCACGTTCCTCGAAATGGTCGCAAAATACAACGGCGACTCTGCAATCGCGAACGTTCCGTGGGAAAAGCTCGACGCCCGCGTTATTGAAGACGCAGCCCGCGCCGGCGACAGGGCGGCGGCGGAAACCTATCAAATTACAGGCAGCATACTCGGCCGCGCTTTGGGAGACTTTGTGCACTTCTCGCGTCCGTCGGCGATTTTCCTTTTCGGCGGGCCAGTCAAGAGCGGCGAGCTTATCCTCGAACCCACGCGCATCGCGATGGAAAAGAACCTTATGCCCGTGTTCCGCAACAAGGTAAACGTTCTGCCGTCGGAACTTCCCGAAAGCGACGCCGCAATTCTTGGCGCGTCGGCGATGGTGTGGGCGGCAAACAACGGCGCACACTAA